In Treponema vincentii, a single window of DNA contains:
- the rpiB gene encoding ribose 5-phosphate isomerase B has product MKVGFGCDHASVGLKHILMEHVRNKGYECVDYGTTDPKVPVDYPEFGLKVAEAIKSKEVEKGILICGSGIGISLAANKVPGIRAAACSEPCTAKLAVEHSDINIVSMGVCIVGPEIAKAIVDAFFDAQFEGGSYTKRVNMIGDIEKKYSK; this is encoded by the coding sequence ATGAAGGTCGGTTTTGGATGCGATCATGCATCGGTTGGATTAAAACATATCTTAATGGAACATGTACGAAACAAAGGGTATGAATGTGTCGATTACGGAACAACAGATCCGAAGGTTCCGGTCGATTATCCCGAATTCGGTTTAAAGGTTGCTGAGGCAATTAAATCGAAGGAGGTTGAAAAAGGAATATTGATCTGCGGATCAGGTATCGGTATTTCCCTCGCCGCAAATAAGGTTCCGGGAATCCGCGCTGCCGCGTGTAGTGAACCGTGCACCGCAAAATTGGCTGTTGAGCACAGTGATATCAATATTGTTTCTATGGGGGTATGTATTGTAGGTCCTGAAATAGCAAAAGCAATTGTCGATGCTTTTTTTGATGCACAGTTTGAAGGCGGCAGCTACACAAAACGCGTCAATATGATCGGCGATATAGAAAAGAAGTACAGTAAATAA